A region of Takifugu rubripes chromosome 6, fTakRub1.2, whole genome shotgun sequence DNA encodes the following proteins:
- the LOC115250160 gene encoding uncharacterized protein isoform X1 has product MILNSSRTIIPYHSVRRRHLSPPGPQHNWFVCRCRLSCCWSLRAAPIVPAPLKRTTTARPAGLQPPRPSVLEQLLARFRQWIVHIAGVSFWPLNTECSEEERSSSNPAPPGNQENGMYAPQQVEVEPPTGNGESEGEEPPRPPTPTAQQLPVYNGVEWQQGHALSFPVYNYAPYHETYAVPPLNPYAYPLPFGDPYAGLYYEFLYANHYAFTSAGFYTQFAHLFPYALPFGVPYAASDPFAHPYFRAFPSVDPYALPHAPPYPGFHDNPYDVLYGHYDYLEYMDDDGVESSYFNATELVSSVENIGPLPVETSSEEFSFSCFFSSFPEASENPSTSGIGSSTRRVREESSDEEAAKRPRWSPESDSD; this is encoded by the exons ATGATCCTAAACTCTTCCCGTACTATCATTCCATATCATTCTGTACGTCGGAGGCATCTCTCTCCGCCCGGTCCACAGCACAACTGGTTTGTTTGCAGGTGTCGCCTCAGTTGTTGCTGGTCTCTGCGGGCAGCTCCGATAGTTCCAGCCCCCCTCAAACGCACCACCACAGCCCggcctgcagggctgcagcctcCCAG ACCCAGTGtgttggagcagctgctggctaGATTCAGACAGTGGATTGTTCACATAGCAG GTGTTTCTTTTTGGCCACTGAACACCGAGTGCTCTGAGGAAGAGAGGTCCTCCAGTAATCCAGCTCCCCCTGGTAACCAGGAGAATGGTATGTATGCTCCTCAGCAGGTCGAGGTTGAGCCTCCCACAGGTAATGGTGAAAGTGAGGGGGAAGAACCTCCCAGACCCCCCACTCCTACAGCCCAGCAGCTTCCAGTGTACAATGGGGTGGAATGGCAACAAGGTCAtgctctttcatttcctgtttacaACTATGCTCCCTACCATGAAACCTACGCTGTCCCACCCCTTAATCCATATGCGTATCCTCTGCCCTTTGGAGATCCTTATGCTGGTTTGTATTATGAGTTTCTTTATGCGAATCATTATGCATTCACTTCAGCTGGTTTTTACACACAGTTTGCACATCTCTTTCCCTATGCTTTACCCTTTGGTGTTCCCTATGCTGCGTCTGATCCTTTTGCTCATCCTTACTTTCGTGCTTTCCCCTCAGTTGATCCTTATGCTTTGCCACATGCTCCTCCTTACCCTGGTTTTCATGACAATCCTTATGATGTCCTTTATGGCCATTATGATTATTTAGAATATATGGATGATGATGGGGTGGAAAGCTCTTACTTTAATGCCACTGAGCTTGTGAGCTCTGTTGAAAACATTGGGCCACTCCCAGTGGAAACTTCTTCTGAGGAGTTCAGTTTTAgttgcttcttttcttctttccccGAGGCCTCTGAAAATCCCTCAACTTCTGGCATCGGTTCTTCCACCAGAAGAGTCAGAGAAGAAAGCAGTGATGAGGAGGCTGCCAAGAGGCCGAGGTGGTCTCCTGAGAGTGATTCAGACTGA
- the LOC115250160 gene encoding uncharacterized protein isoform X2 produces MAFNRPSVLEQLLARFRQWIVHIAGVSFWPLNTECSEEERSSSNPAPPGNQENGMYAPQQVEVEPPTGNGESEGEEPPRPPTPTAQQLPVYNGVEWQQGHALSFPVYNYAPYHETYAVPPLNPYAYPLPFGDPYAGLYYEFLYANHYAFTSAGFYTQFAHLFPYALPFGVPYAASDPFAHPYFRAFPSVDPYALPHAPPYPGFHDNPYDVLYGHYDYLEYMDDDGVESSYFNATELVSSVENIGPLPVETSSEEFSFSCFFSSFPEASENPSTSGIGSSTRRVREESSDEEAAKRPRWSPESDSD; encoded by the exons ATGGCTTTTAATAGACCCAGTGtgttggagcagctgctggctaGATTCAGACAGTGGATTGTTCACATAGCAG GTGTTTCTTTTTGGCCACTGAACACCGAGTGCTCTGAGGAAGAGAGGTCCTCCAGTAATCCAGCTCCCCCTGGTAACCAGGAGAATGGTATGTATGCTCCTCAGCAGGTCGAGGTTGAGCCTCCCACAGGTAATGGTGAAAGTGAGGGGGAAGAACCTCCCAGACCCCCCACTCCTACAGCCCAGCAGCTTCCAGTGTACAATGGGGTGGAATGGCAACAAGGTCAtgctctttcatttcctgtttacaACTATGCTCCCTACCATGAAACCTACGCTGTCCCACCCCTTAATCCATATGCGTATCCTCTGCCCTTTGGAGATCCTTATGCTGGTTTGTATTATGAGTTTCTTTATGCGAATCATTATGCATTCACTTCAGCTGGTTTTTACACACAGTTTGCACATCTCTTTCCCTATGCTTTACCCTTTGGTGTTCCCTATGCTGCGTCTGATCCTTTTGCTCATCCTTACTTTCGTGCTTTCCCCTCAGTTGATCCTTATGCTTTGCCACATGCTCCTCCTTACCCTGGTTTTCATGACAATCCTTATGATGTCCTTTATGGCCATTATGATTATTTAGAATATATGGATGATGATGGGGTGGAAAGCTCTTACTTTAATGCCACTGAGCTTGTGAGCTCTGTTGAAAACATTGGGCCACTCCCAGTGGAAACTTCTTCTGAGGAGTTCAGTTTTAgttgcttcttttcttctttccccGAGGCCTCTGAAAATCCCTCAACTTCTGGCATCGGTTCTTCCACCAGAAGAGTCAGAGAAGAAAGCAGTGATGAGGAGGCTGCCAAGAGGCCGAGGTGGTCTCCTGAGAGTGATTCAGACTGA
- the LOC115250160 gene encoding uncharacterized protein isoform X3, with product MILNSSRTIIPYHSVRRRHLSPPGPQHNWFVCRCRLSCCWSLRAAPIVPAPLKRTTTARPAGLQPPRPSVLEQLLARFRQWIVHIAGVSFWPLNTECSEEERSSSNPAPPGNQENGL from the exons ATGATCCTAAACTCTTCCCGTACTATCATTCCATATCATTCTGTACGTCGGAGGCATCTCTCTCCGCCCGGTCCACAGCACAACTGGTTTGTTTGCAGGTGTCGCCTCAGTTGTTGCTGGTCTCTGCGGGCAGCTCCGATAGTTCCAGCCCCCCTCAAACGCACCACCACAGCCCggcctgcagggctgcagcctcCCAG ACCCAGTGtgttggagcagctgctggctaGATTCAGACAGTGGATTGTTCACATAGCAG GTGTTTCTTTTTGGCCACTGAACACCGAGTGCTCTGAGGAAGAGAGGTCCTCCAGTAATCCAGCTCCCCCTGGTAACCAGGAGAATG GCCTCTGA